A single window of Aquipuribacter sp. SD81 DNA harbors:
- a CDS encoding nitroreductase family deazaflavin-dependent oxidoreductase yields MSRRRTAVILLACALPVLLLMAWLRGMRDKDSRVVDWQRRINRDVMNPRALRTAGRPGADASVLRHTGRRSGRTHRTPLGLVPVEGGFLVGLVYGPRADWVQNVLAAGSAVVEHDGEEVEVGSPRVVSLAEVAGQYGPAELRVMRAFGVEQCLELRRVPPVPVNG; encoded by the coding sequence ATGTCGCGTCGCCGCACCGCCGTCATCCTCCTCGCCTGCGCGCTCCCGGTGCTGCTCCTCATGGCCTGGCTGCGGGGCATGCGCGACAAGGACTCCCGCGTCGTCGACTGGCAGCGGCGGATCAACCGCGACGTCATGAACCCGCGCGCCCTGCGGACGGCCGGGCGCCCGGGCGCCGACGCCTCGGTGCTGCGGCACACGGGGCGGCGCTCGGGCCGCACCCACCGCACCCCGCTCGGGCTCGTGCCTGTGGAGGGCGGGTTCCTCGTGGGCCTCGTGTACGGCCCGCGCGCCGACTGGGTGCAGAACGTGCTGGCCGCAGGCTCGGCCGTCGTCGAGCACGACGGCGAGGAGGTCGAGGTCGGCTCGCCACGCGTGGTGTCGCTCGCCGAGGTCGCCGGGCAGTACGGCCCCGCCGAGCTGCGCGTCATGCGCGCCTTCGGGGTCGAGCAGTGCCTCGAGCTGCGCCGGGTGCCGCCGGTGCCGGTGAACGGCTGA
- a CDS encoding SPFH domain-containing protein — translation MATITRYPFLRHLRAAPTAHVVQMSGGRVRRTGPGLAFWFRPLDAVLSEVPVDDRELPLVARARTSDLQEVTVQVTVSFRVADPETAAQRLDFGIDPATGRWTAAPLEHVAQLLGELATGHVTDALAGLTLRAAVSAGTGALSAQVTAALRTDARVAATGLDVLAVRVRSVRADADLECALQTPAREAAQADADRSTFERRALAVERERAIAENELATRIELAVREERLVAQEGANARARAEEAAAARLVEARAAAERDTVLAQAAAEATRLRGEADGAAEAARLAANVTVPVEVLRALALRDLAAHLPSVGQLTVTPDLLTGALAGLTARGGE, via the coding sequence ATGGCCACGATCACCCGCTACCCGTTCCTGCGGCACCTGCGCGCCGCCCCGACGGCGCACGTCGTCCAGATGAGCGGCGGCCGCGTGCGCCGCACGGGCCCCGGCCTGGCCTTCTGGTTCCGACCCCTGGACGCCGTGCTGTCCGAGGTGCCCGTCGACGACCGCGAGCTGCCGCTCGTCGCACGGGCGCGAACCTCGGACCTGCAGGAGGTGACGGTGCAGGTGACCGTCAGCTTCCGGGTGGCCGACCCGGAGACCGCGGCCCAGCGCCTCGACTTCGGCATCGACCCCGCGACGGGGCGCTGGACCGCCGCCCCGCTCGAGCACGTCGCCCAGCTGCTCGGGGAGCTCGCGACCGGGCACGTCACCGACGCCCTCGCTGGCCTCACGCTGAGGGCGGCGGTGTCCGCCGGCACCGGGGCGCTCTCGGCCCAGGTGACGGCCGCTCTGCGCACCGACGCCCGGGTGGCCGCGACGGGGCTCGACGTCCTCGCGGTGCGCGTCCGGTCCGTCCGCGCCGACGCCGACCTCGAGTGCGCGCTGCAGACACCCGCGAGGGAGGCGGCGCAGGCCGACGCCGACCGCTCGACCTTCGAGCGCCGGGCGCTGGCCGTCGAGCGCGAGCGCGCCATCGCGGAGAACGAGCTCGCGACCCGCATCGAGCTCGCCGTGCGCGAGGAGCGCCTCGTCGCGCAGGAGGGGGCCAACGCGCGGGCCCGGGCGGAGGAGGCGGCGGCCGCACGGCTCGTCGAGGCGAGAGCGGCCGCCGAGCGCGACACCGTCCTCGCGCAGGCCGCCGCCGAGGCCACCCGGCTCCGGGGCGAGGCGGACGGCGCCGCCGAGGCGGCCCGCCTCGCGGCCAACGTCACCGTGCCCGTCGAGGTGCTGCGGGCGCTCGCCCTGCGCGACCTCGCCGCGCACCTGCCGAGCGTCGGGCAGCTGACCGTGACCCCGGACCTCCTCACCGGCGCCCTCGCGGGCCTCACCGCCCGGGGTGGTGAGTGA
- a CDS encoding VOC family protein, translated as MTVAAVRLNHAVLFVADLERSLAFYREAFGMEVVAREPRADAAFLRLPRSGNHHDLGLFGVGAQPPRPRGSVGLYHLAWQVDTVEELAGARTTLARLGALTGESSHGATKSLYAADPDGNEFEVMWMLPRAEWGAYENAAPIERLDLAGEVERWRGVRTAAELVPLEPPVAP; from the coding sequence ATGACCGTCGCCGCCGTCCGTCTCAACCACGCCGTCCTCTTCGTCGCCGACCTCGAGCGGAGCCTCGCCTTCTACCGCGAGGCCTTCGGCATGGAGGTGGTCGCGCGCGAGCCGCGCGCGGACGCCGCCTTCCTGCGGCTGCCGCGGTCGGGCAACCACCACGACCTCGGCCTGTTCGGCGTCGGCGCCCAGCCGCCGCGACCGCGCGGGTCCGTCGGCCTGTACCACCTCGCGTGGCAGGTCGACACGGTCGAGGAGCTCGCCGGGGCCCGCACCACCCTCGCCCGGCTCGGGGCGCTCACGGGCGAGTCCAGCCACGGCGCCACCAAGAGCCTGTACGCCGCCGACCCCGACGGCAACGAGTTCGAGGTCATGTGGATGCTGCCGCGGGCGGAGTGGGGTGCGTACGAGAACGCCGCGCCGATCGAGCGGCTCGACCTCGCCGGCGAGGTCGAGCGGTGGCGGGGCGTCCGGACCGCCGCGGAGCTCGTGCCGCTGGAGCCGCCCGTCGCGCCGTAG
- a CDS encoding N(5)-(carboxyethyl)ornithine synthase: MERLTIGVVGATRKPDERRRPLHPAHLDRIDADVRAHLLVERGYGVHFGVDDAEVARWVGGVVDREELLARADVVLLPKPVAADLAEMREGQVLWGWPHLVQDRELTQLAVDRRLSVIAWESMNHWNADGSYSLHVFHLNNEIAGYAAVVHALQLRGTTGAYGRQLRAAVVSFGATARGAVRALNALDIHDVTVITQRDSPAVAAPFAGVTMQRFERLEDDPRRTRVLTPDGPEDTEHFLARHDVVVNCILQDTDAPLLFAEDPHVFARGSVLVDVSVDAGMGFAWARPTTFADPVLEVGDGVTYYAVDHTPSLYWDSATWTISEALLPWLDVVQRGPEAWREQDTIARAVEVEDGVIRNERILAFQGRAAAYPHAESGGRHP; the protein is encoded by the coding sequence ATGGAGCGACTCACCATCGGCGTGGTCGGGGCCACCCGTAAGCCCGACGAACGGCGGCGTCCGCTGCACCCGGCGCACCTCGACCGCATCGACGCGGACGTCCGCGCCCACCTGCTCGTGGAGCGCGGCTACGGCGTCCACTTCGGCGTCGACGACGCGGAGGTCGCCCGGTGGGTCGGCGGGGTCGTCGACCGCGAGGAGCTGCTCGCGCGGGCCGACGTCGTGCTGCTGCCGAAGCCCGTGGCCGCCGACCTCGCCGAGATGCGCGAGGGCCAGGTGCTGTGGGGCTGGCCGCACCTCGTGCAGGACCGCGAGCTCACGCAGCTCGCCGTCGACCGGCGCCTGTCGGTCATCGCGTGGGAGTCGATGAACCACTGGAACGCCGACGGGTCGTACTCGCTGCACGTGTTCCACCTCAACAACGAGATCGCCGGCTACGCGGCCGTCGTGCACGCGCTGCAGCTGCGCGGCACGACCGGTGCGTACGGCCGGCAGCTGCGGGCGGCCGTCGTGTCGTTCGGGGCGACCGCGCGCGGCGCGGTGCGCGCGCTCAACGCCCTCGACATCCACGACGTCACCGTCATCACCCAGCGCGACAGCCCGGCTGTCGCGGCGCCCTTCGCGGGGGTGACGATGCAGCGCTTCGAACGCCTGGAGGACGACCCACGACGCACCCGGGTCCTGACCCCCGACGGTCCGGAGGACACCGAGCACTTCCTCGCGCGCCACGACGTCGTCGTCAACTGCATCCTGCAGGACACCGACGCCCCGCTCCTCTTCGCCGAGGACCCGCACGTGTTCGCGCGGGGCAGCGTCCTCGTCGACGTGTCCGTCGACGCCGGCATGGGCTTCGCGTGGGCGCGGCCGACGACGTTCGCCGACCCGGTGCTCGAGGTCGGCGACGGCGTCACGTACTACGCCGTCGACCACACCCCCTCGCTGTACTGGGACTCCGCGACGTGGACGATCAGCGAGGCGCTGCTGCCGTGGCTGGACGTCGTGCAGCGGGGGCCGGAGGCGTGGCGGGAGCAGGACACCATCGCGCGGGCGGTGGAGGTCGAGGACGGCGTCATCCGCAACGAGCGGATCCTCGCCTTCCAGGGGCGGGCGGCGGCGTACCCGCACGCCGAGTCAGGAGGTCGACACCCCTAG
- a CDS encoding GDSL-type esterase/lipase family protein: MRDDPGDLLTVPVTVDLLRGCLDAEPTADGLLPHRLPRWARAQNSDPQLAAVEVQPAGVRLAVRTAATRIELDTSPTTFGYVGAPRRPRGVYDLVVDGRLVSQATASGGRTLTVDLATGTSRTEEGPVCTLVFGGLPAGDKHVEVWLPHNEQTALLALRADAPLAPAPADRRPRWVHHGSSISQGSNAASPTGTWPATAARLVGLDLVNLGFGGGAMLDPFVARTMGGTAADLLSVEIGINLVTGDVMRMRAFGPAVHGFLDTLREAHPDTPVVVLSPLLCPIHEHTPGPGSFDVAALGEGRLAFTATGDPADVARGRLTLSTVRTELARIVEQRAAEDPHLHLVDGRSLYGEDDAVERPLPDRLHPDAATHRVVGERFAAMAAAELPSPGT, from the coding sequence ATGCGCGACGACCCGGGCGACCTGCTCACGGTCCCGGTGACCGTCGACCTGCTGCGCGGCTGCCTCGACGCCGAGCCGACCGCCGACGGGCTCCTCCCGCACCGGCTGCCGCGGTGGGCGCGGGCGCAGAACAGCGACCCGCAGCTCGCGGCCGTCGAGGTGCAGCCGGCGGGCGTGCGGCTCGCCGTCCGCACCGCGGCGACCCGGATCGAGCTCGACACGTCCCCGACGACGTTCGGCTACGTCGGCGCCCCGCGTCGCCCGCGCGGGGTGTACGACCTCGTCGTCGACGGGCGGCTCGTCTCCCAGGCGACGGCGAGCGGCGGACGCACCCTCACCGTCGACCTCGCGACCGGCACGAGCCGCACCGAGGAGGGGCCGGTGTGCACGCTCGTCTTCGGCGGCCTGCCCGCGGGGGACAAGCACGTCGAGGTGTGGCTGCCGCACAACGAGCAGACGGCGCTGCTCGCGCTGCGGGCCGACGCACCCCTCGCGCCGGCGCCCGCGGACCGTCGCCCCCGGTGGGTGCACCACGGCAGCAGCATCAGCCAGGGGTCGAACGCCGCCTCCCCGACCGGCACGTGGCCGGCGACGGCGGCGCGGCTCGTGGGGCTCGACCTCGTCAACCTCGGGTTCGGCGGCGGGGCGATGCTCGACCCGTTCGTGGCCCGCACGATGGGCGGGACGGCCGCGGACCTGCTGAGCGTGGAGATCGGCATCAACCTCGTGACGGGGGACGTCATGCGCATGCGTGCCTTCGGCCCGGCGGTGCACGGCTTCCTCGACACGCTGCGCGAGGCGCACCCCGACACCCCGGTCGTCGTGCTGTCGCCGCTGCTGTGCCCGATCCACGAGCACACCCCCGGGCCGGGCTCCTTCGACGTGGCCGCCCTCGGCGAGGGCCGGCTCGCCTTCACCGCGACCGGCGACCCCGCCGACGTCGCGCGCGGCCGGCTCACGCTGTCGACGGTGCGCACCGAGCTCGCGCGCATCGTCGAGCAGCGCGCGGCGGAGGACCCGCACCTGCACCTGGTCGACGGGCGCTCGCTGTACGGCGAGGACGACGCCGTCGAGCGGCCGCTGCCGGACCGGCTGCACCCGGACGCGGCGACGCACCGGGTCGTGGGCGAGCGCTTCGCGGCGATGGCGGCGGCGGAGCTGCCGTCGCCCGGGACCTGA
- a CDS encoding DinB family protein — MPIEPDTKDWTWVLRRPCPECGFDAARVAPEEVADRLRADLPVWHAVVLKDGAADRPDDATWSPLEYGCHVRDLHRVYRGRVERMLAEDDPLYDNWDQDATAVQERYAEQDPAAVAEALVAEGEATAAVLDGVRGQQWQRPGRRGDGASFTIDGLARYYLHDAVHHLVDVGARSASHDQP, encoded by the coding sequence GTGCCGATCGAACCGGACACCAAGGACTGGACGTGGGTGCTGCGGCGCCCCTGCCCGGAGTGCGGCTTCGACGCCGCCCGCGTCGCGCCCGAGGAGGTGGCGGACCGGCTGCGTGCGGACCTTCCGGTCTGGCACGCGGTCGTGCTCAAGGACGGCGCCGCCGACCGGCCGGACGACGCCACGTGGTCGCCGCTGGAGTACGGCTGCCACGTGCGCGACCTGCACCGGGTGTACCGCGGCCGGGTCGAGCGCATGCTCGCGGAGGACGACCCGCTGTACGACAACTGGGACCAGGACGCCACGGCGGTGCAGGAGCGCTACGCCGAGCAGGATCCCGCGGCCGTGGCCGAGGCGCTCGTCGCCGAGGGCGAGGCGACGGCCGCCGTGCTCGACGGCGTGCGCGGGCAGCAGTGGCAGCGACCGGGCCGCAGGGGAGACGGCGCCTCGTTCACGATCGACGGGCTCGCGCGCTACTACCTGCACGACGCGGTGCACCACCTCGTCGACGTGGGCGCCCGCAGCGCCTCACACGACCAGCCGTAG
- a CDS encoding NADPH-dependent F420 reductase has product MAHLTIIGTGSMGSAIAAVAAKGGHTVQLIGSGDPATAVAGDVVVLAVPYPAVADVLRERSEQLDGRVVVDITNPLDFSTFDSLVVPADSSAAAEIAAALPGARVVKAFNTNFAGTLASGTVGAVPTTVLVAGDDADAKEAVAAIVTSGGLRAVDAGSLARARELESLGFLQITLAANEKVSWTGGFGVAA; this is encoded by the coding sequence ATGGCACACCTCACGATCATCGGCACCGGCAGCATGGGCAGCGCCATCGCGGCGGTCGCCGCGAAGGGCGGCCACACCGTCCAGCTGATCGGCTCCGGCGACCCGGCCACCGCGGTCGCCGGCGACGTCGTCGTCCTCGCGGTCCCCTACCCGGCCGTCGCCGATGTCCTCCGGGAGCGGAGCGAGCAGCTCGACGGCAGGGTCGTCGTCGACATCACGAACCCGCTCGACTTCTCGACCTTCGACTCCCTCGTCGTGCCCGCCGACAGCTCGGCCGCCGCGGAGATCGCCGCCGCCCTGCCCGGCGCCCGCGTGGTCAAGGCGTTCAACACGAACTTCGCCGGCACCCTCGCGTCCGGGACGGTCGGCGCGGTGCCCACGACCGTCCTCGTGGCCGGGGACGACGCGGACGCGAAGGAGGCGGTGGCCGCGATCGTCACCTCCGGCGGCCTGCGCGCCGTCGACGCGGGCTCCCTCGCCCGCGCCCGCGAGCTGGAGTCGCTCGGCTTCCTGCAGATCACCCTCGCCGCGAACGAGAAGGTCAGCTGGACCGGCGGCTTCGGCGTCGCGGCCTGA
- a CDS encoding MarR family winged helix-turn-helix transcriptional regulator, with amino-acid sequence MTGTPWLDEEEQAAWLRFVAVVELLPGVLDQQLRRDAGLTHFEYMVLAMLSEAPSRTLRMAVLGQRVNATLPRLSHVVRRLEDRGLVERRPCPGDGRATNAHLTDAGWDVLVGAAPGHVETVRRHVVDPLTRQQVDQLRRIAEAMLTRVDPEGRMTARDDTQDGDAPSD; translated from the coding sequence ATGACCGGGACGCCGTGGCTGGACGAGGAGGAGCAGGCGGCCTGGCTCCGCTTCGTCGCGGTCGTCGAGCTGCTGCCCGGCGTGCTCGACCAGCAGCTGCGGCGCGACGCCGGGCTCACGCACTTCGAGTACATGGTCCTGGCGATGCTGTCCGAGGCGCCCTCGCGCACCCTGCGGATGGCCGTGCTGGGGCAGCGCGTCAACGCCACGCTCCCCCGGCTCTCGCACGTGGTCCGCCGTCTCGAGGACCGCGGCCTCGTCGAGCGCCGGCCCTGCCCGGGCGACGGCCGGGCGACGAACGCGCACCTCACCGACGCCGGGTGGGACGTCCTCGTCGGGGCCGCCCCCGGTCACGTCGAGACGGTCCGCCGCCACGTCGTCGACCCGCTCACCCGGCAGCAGGTCGACCAGCTGCGGCGCATCGCCGAGGCGATGCTCACGCGCGTCGACCCCGAGGGGCGCATGACGGCGCGCGACGACACGCAGGACGGCGACGCACCCAGCGACTGA